From the Brassica napus cultivar Da-Ae chromosome A8, Da-Ae, whole genome shotgun sequence genome, one window contains:
- the LOC106362345 gene encoding kinesin-like protein KIN-14H, protein MATEQQDSRLCLASILDDFIKQRNIQVSVDVDSSSKNADETSGGRDLPADPSDLKRNEAARWIRHTLGVVGGRDLPADPSEDDFRIALRSGILLCNVLNKVKPGAVPKVVEAPNDPLVNQEGAALSAFQYFENLRNFLVVVEEMGIPTFEVSDFEKGGKSTRIVECVLALKSYREWKQSGGSGTWRYIVTSKPTTFGIAKQYKRKDSEPPVDAVTTSSPSYTPSSEQPLFDSNTKNEGTVSSVDAIVRAVFSDKSKEEVPSIVEDMLKSVMVEYERRLATQSAMYVEEDVTKMVNNNMEASQANNAEVSKIQDRDVYVISKDKAEKQQMILDRQKTHTKELKHDIKAVKAGISLLQMKYQQEFKILGEHLHGLAYAATGYQRVLEENRKLYNQVQDLKGSIRVYCRVRPFLPGQTSALTTVDHIEDSTISIATPSKYGKEGRKSFTFNKVFGPSASQEAVFADTQPLIRSVLDGYNVCIFAYGQTGSGKTFTMMGPNELTEESLGVNYRALSDLFHLSSERKETFSYKISVQMLEIYNEQVRDLLATNGQTSRLEIRNSSQDGINVPEATLVPVSTTSDVISLMNLGQKNRAVSATAMNDRSSRSHSCLTVHVQGRDLTSGATLRGSMHLVDLAGSERVDKSEVTGDRLKEAQHINKSLSALGDVIASLSQKNNHIPYRNSKLTQLLQDSLGGQAKTLMFIHISPEVDTLGETLSTLKFAERVATVELGAARVNKDTSEVKELKEQIASLKLALARKESELDQTQIPRALTPDKLLRRKSLGVSKSANTRQFQTKHKPSLVDDVNSIEGQSDSASSVDLQGLVGSSPPSWKSPSTDGKEEIGEWVDKHEDEITRDKRVSSMKREPSSRAIESKKINVVDKGFEVRKIPYEEEANESDETATSDGSEPSNMMWQLNVQVNVPRAAASSNGSSGGSSTKLKKSLSKTKSMIPSLIPAPTRRLSLGANGSPGQTSSSRQSSNTVVVKKRQNPK, encoded by the exons ATGGCGACGGAGCAACAAGATTCACGACTCTGTTTGGCATCGATCCTTGACGATTTTATCAAACAACGTAACATTCAAGTTAGCGTTGATGTTGATTCCAGTTCCAAAAATGCCGATGAAACTT CTGGAGGAAGAGATTTGCCAGCAGATCCATCAGACTTGAAAAGGAATGAAGCAGCAAGATGGATAAGACACACGCTTGGTGTTGTTGGAGGAAGAGACTTGCCTGCAGATCCTTCTGAAGATGATTTCAGAATTGCTTTGAGAAGTGGCATTTTGCTATGCAATGTCCTCAACAAAGTTAAACCTGGTGCTGTCCCAAAA GTTGTTGAAGCTCCAAATGATCCTCTTGTTAATCAAGAAGGTGCAGCTCTATCTGCATTTCAGTACTTTGAGAACCTTCGGAACTTTCTTGTGGTTGTGGAGGAAATGGGTATTCCCACCTTTGAAGTCTCCGATTTTGAGAAG GGAGGTAAATCCACAAGAATTGTGGAGTGTGTCTTGGCTCTCAAGTCATACCGTGAGTGGAAGCAGAGCGGTGGAAGCGGTACATGGAGATACATTGTGACTTCGAAACCAACCACGTTTGGGATCGCAAAACAATACAAACGCAAAGACTCAGAACCACCAGTGGATGCAGTCACAACAAGTAGCCCTTCTTACACTCCATCCAGTGAACAACCTCTGTTTGATTCTAATACCAAAAACGAA GGAACTGTCAGTTCAGTAGATGCCATTGTCCGTGCTGTCTTTTCTGATAAGAGTAAAGAAGAAGTTCCCAGT ATTGTGGAAGATATGCTGAAAAGTGTCATGGTAGAATATGAACGTAGATTGGCTACACAGAGCGCAATG TACGTAGAAGAAGATGTGACAAAGATGGTAAACAACAACATGGAAGCTTCACAAGCTAATAATGCTGAAGTATCAAAAATCCAAGATCGTGACGTCTATGTAATTTCAAAAGACAAGGCTGAGAAGCAACAAATGATTCTAGACAGACAGAAAACTCATACTAAA GAACTAAAACACGATATAAAGGCTGTAAAAGCAGGCATTAGTCTCTTGCAAATGAAATACCAGcaagagtttaaaattttag GCGAGCATTTGCATGGACTTGCGTATGCAGCTACAGGATATCAAAGAGTTCTTGAAGAGAACCGGAAACTTTACAATCAAGTCCAGGACCTCAAAG GGAGCATACGGGTTTATTGTCGAGTTAGACCGTTCTTGCCTGGACAAACAAGTGCCTTAACCACAGTGGATCACATAGAGGACTCAACTATATCAATAGCTACACCTTCAAAGTATGGAAAAGAAGGTCGCAAGTCATTCACATTCAACAAAGTCTTTGGCCCTTCAGCATCTCAAG AGGCGGTCTTTGCAGACACTCAACCTCTGATCCGGTCTGTTCTTGATGGTTACAACGTTTGCATATTTGCTTATGGTCAAACAGGATCCGGAAAAACTTTCACCATG ATGGGACCTAATGAACTGACTGAAGAGAGCTTAGGAGTAAACTACAGAGCACTAAGCGATCTTTTTCATCTCTCGAGTGAGAGGAAAGAAACGTTTTCTTACAAAATCTCAGTTCAGATGCTTGAAATCTACAACGAGCAAGTCAGAGATCTTCTTGCCACTaatggccaaaccagcag GTTAGAGATCCGTAACAGTTCACAAGATGGAATCAACGTTCCAGAAGCTACGTTGGTTCCAGTCTCCACAACTTCAGACGTCATTAGTTTGATGAATCTTGGCCAGAAGAACCGTGCGGTCAGTGCCACAGCCATGAACGACCGTAGTAGTCGCTCTCACAG TTGTCTAACGGTACATGTTCAAGGAAGAGATCTGACATCAGGAGCCACACTAAGAGGCTCAATGCATTTGGTTGATCTTGCTGGAAGCGAGAGGGTGGACAAGTCTGAGGTGACTGGTGATAGGTTGAAAGAGGCGCAACACATCAACAAGTCTCTATCTGCTCTTGGAGACGTGATTGCGTCTCTCTCTCAGAAAAACAACCACATCCCTTATCGCAATAGCAAACTCACCCAACTACTCCAGGACTCGTTAG GAGGACAAGCGAAAACGCTCATGTTTATACACATTAGCCCTGAAGTAGATACTCTGGGAGAAACACTCAGCACCTTGAAGTTTGCGGAGAGGGTGGCCACTGTTGAACTCGGTGCTGCTCGTGTGAATAAAGATACTTCTGAGGTTAAAGAACTCAAAGAGCAG ATTGCTAGTTTGAAACTTGCGCTGGCGAGAAAGGAGAGCGAGTTGGATCAAACGCAGATCCCAAGAGCACTTACACCTGATAAACTCCTCAGAAGAAAGTCACTTGGTGTCTCTAAATCAGCAAACACAAGACAGTTTCAGACAAAACACAAGCCATCACTGGTTGATGACGTCAACAGCATTGAG GGTCAAAGCGACTCAGCATCGAGCGTTGACTTACAAGGACTAGTTGGTTCTTCACCACCGTCGTGGAAAAGCCCGTCTACAGATGGGAAAGAAGAGATTGGCGAATGGGTTGATAAACACGAAGACGAGATCACGCGTGATAAGAGAGTGTCCAGCATGAAACGTGAACCATCATCACGTGCCATAGAGAGCAAGAAAATTAATGTGGTAGATAAAGGGTTTGAGGTAAGGAAGATACCATACGAAGAAGAAGCGAACGAGTCTGATGAAACGGCGACGAGCGATGGCTCGGAGCCGTCTAACATGATGTGGCAGTTGAATGTTCAAGTGAACGTGCCTAGAGCAGCTGCCTCCTCTAATGGATCTTCGGGTGGTTCATCTACTAAGCTAAAGAAGAGTCTATCAAAAACTAA GAGTATGATACCTTCGCTTATACCGGCGCCTACGAGGAGACTATCGCTTGGGGCAAATGGTTCACCAGGACAAACTTCATCCTCAAGGCAGAGTAGTAACACTGTAGTTGTGAAGAAGAGGCAGAATCCTAAGTGA
- the LOC106360284 gene encoding F-box protein PP2-B15, whose product MKMLPEACVANILSFTTPADTFSSASVSSVFRLAGESDFVWEKFLPSGYSRLISTWTHGSFSSKKELYRCLCESILIENGRKIFKIDKLSGKITYVLSARDLSITWSDQRHYWSWSHRSDSRFSEAVQLIMTDWLEVTGKIQTGALSPNTSYGAYLIMKVTDRAYGLDLVPAETWVKVGNGGKKIDTSYLSCLDDKKQLMKRLFYGHRDQRTAKNEPKVRDDGWMEIELGEFETGREGGDKEVVMSLTEVKGYQLKGGIVIDGIEVRPKP is encoded by the exons ATGAAGATGTTACCAGAAGCATGCGTGGCGAACATCCTCTCCTTCACAACTCCTGCAGATACGTTCTCGTCGGCGTCTGTCTCCTCAGTTTTCAGACTTGCGGGAGAGTCTGACTTCGTGTGGGAAAAGTTTCTACCCTCTGGTTACAGCCGCCTCATCTCTACATGGACGCATGGGAGTTTCTCCTCCAAAAAGGAGCTCTATCGATGTCTCTGTGAATCAATTCTCATCGAAAATGGCAGAAAG ATATTCAAGATTGATAAGCTATCTGGGAAGATAACGTATGTTCTGTCGGCAAGAGATCTTTCCATAACTTGGAGCGATCAACGACATTACTGGTCTTGGAGCCATCGATCAGATTCAAg attCTCAGAAGCGGTCCAACTTATAATGACGGACTGGTTAGAAGTAACCGGAAAAATCCAGACAGGAGCTTTATCACCGAACACGAGTTACGGAGCTTATCTGATCATGAAAGTGACGGACCGAGCATATGGACTAGACCTAGTCCCGGCCGAGACTTGGGTAAAAGTGGGAAACGGGGGAAAGAAAATAGACACGAGTTATCTAAGTTGCTTGGATGACAAGAAACAACTAATGAAGCGGTTGTTTTATGGACATAGAGATCAGAGAACGGCCAAGAATGAGCCGAAGGTGCGAGATGATGGGTGGATGGAGATAGAGCTCGGAGAGTTCGAGACAGGACGAGAAGGTGGTGACAAGGAGGTTGTTATGAGTCTAACCGAAGTTAAAGGTTATCAGTTGAAAGGTGGGATTGTAATTGATGGGATTGAAGTCAggcctaaaccctaa
- the LOC106362343 gene encoding probable protein phosphatase 2C 5, which produces MSPSKASRTKESLVPLATLIGRELRSEKLEKPLLIYGQAALAKKGEDFFLIKTDCERVPGDPSSAFSVFGIFDGHNGNSAAIYTKERLLDNVVSAIPQGASRDEWLQSLPRALVAGFVKTDIEFQQKGETSGTTVTFVIIDGWTITVGSVGDSRCILDTQGGVVSLLTVDHRLEENVEERERVTASGGEVGRLNVFGGNEVGPLRCWPGGLCLSRSIGDTDVGEYIVPIPHVKQVKLSDAGGRLIIASDGIWDILSSDMAAKACRGLSAELAAKLVVKEALRTKGLKDDTTCVVVDIVPSDHLTSAPTPKKKQNTFTAFLSKKKHTDTNNKNGNKLSSVGVEELFEEGSAMLADRLGKDLPSNTDTGLLKCAVCQVDQSPAEALSSNEGSIISSASKRWEGPFLCTVCKKKKDAMEGKRPSKGSVTT; this is translated from the exons ATGAGTCCGTCGAAAGCATCGAGGACGAAAGAGTCGCTTGTTCCTCTCGCGACCCTTATTGGTAGGGAGCTGAGGAGCGAGAAGCTGGAGAAGCCTCTTCTCATCTATGGCCAAGCTGCTCTCGCTAAGAAAGGAGAAGACTTTTTTCTGATTAAGACTGATTGTGAGAGGGTTCCTGGTGATCCTTCCTCTGCCTTTTCTGTTTTCGGG ATATTTGATGGACATAATGGTAACTCGGCTGCTATATATACTAAGGAACGTCTTTTGGATAATGTGGTGAGTGCTATCCCTCAGGGTGCGAGTAGGGATGAGTGGCTTCAGTCTCTTCCTAGGGCTCTTGTTGCTGGGTTTGTCAAGACTGACATTGAGTTTCAGCAGAAAG GggagacttctgggacgacggTGACGTTTGTTATAATTGATGGTTGGACTATCACTGTTGGTTCTGTTGGGGACTCGCGTTGCATATTAGACACCCAAGGTGGTGTGGTTTCTCTGCTGACAGTTGATCACAGGCTGGAAGAGAATGTTGAAGAGAGGGAACGTGTAACTGCTAGTGGGGGTGAGGTCGGGAGGCTCAATGTTTTTGGTGGCAATGAG GTCGGCCCACTTCGATGCTGGCCTGGTGGTTTGTGTCTTTCGAGGTCTATTGGGGATACTGATGTGGGAGAATATATTGTCCCAATACCGCATGTTAAGCAAGTGAAA CTTTCAGATGCTGGAGGGAGGCTCATTATAGCTTCAGATGGTATATGGGACATACTGTCTTCTGACATGGCGGCTAAAGCTTGCCGTGGTTTATCTGCTGAGCTTGCTGCTAAACTTGTTGTTAAG gaAGCATTGCGAACAAAAGGGTTGAAGGATGATACTACTTGTGTAGTTGTTGACATAGTTCCATCTGATCATCTTACCTCGGCTCCAACGCCCAAGAAGAAACAGAACACATTCACTGCATTTCTTTCTAAGAAAAAGCATACTGATACCAACAACAAGAACGGGAACAAGCTTTCTTCTGTTGGAGTTGAAGAGTTGTTTGAAGAAGGTTCTGCTATGCTTGCAGATAG ATTGGGAAAGGATCTTCCTTCGAATACAGACACTGGCCTCTTAAAATGTGCTGTATGCCAAGTAGACCAATCTCCAGCTGAAGCTCTATCAAGCAACGAGGGTTCTATCATCTCCTCAGCATCTAAGCGATGGGAAGGTCCCTTCCTGTGCACAGTAtgcaagaaaaagaaagacgCCATGGAAGGAAAAAGACCAAGCAAAGGTTCAGTGACCACTTGA